The genomic interval TCAATCCGAAAGTACCCAAGAGACTTACGATGGTGGGATGCACGGTTTCAAGTTTTTGGTTTCTCGGATAATTAACATAGTGGGAGCATCAGGGAAGTGATTGGATGGTGTCAAAGATGCAGAGGGGTAGTTGGATATAGGGGAGATTGAGGTGGAGGATGGGCGAAAGAGAGGAGAGGGAGATGGAGAACCCCTGGGTTTTCATCAAGTTTTTGATTCGAATAAAGATGAATGGGTTTTTGATCCCAACTCATGTTCAGGTGCGACATAACATGTGTTTTGGTGCAAGACAGTGAAACTCACAGTAGAACTTTTACGTAGAATTTAACCGTGACGGATAAACTGACGTCATTTGTCCAAAAGGGTTGGGCTCTTGGAGGTCGGGCTCATTCCAGAACGCACCTTGATTTGGTAATCCATCGGCCAAAATCATCCTCTTCAATGTTGTTTAATCTCTTGCCAAATTTTGCGGTtgattatttaatgaatttcaatcttaaaataataataatgttgcATTCATTCAATTATTCGGTGGTGGATAGTGACATGAACTCACATGACTTTGTACTATTGGAATCGTGACTTATAAGGATCCATATATATCACAGTGAATTGTTTAAACTGTTGTTTGAAAGTTTGGCATTGCTTTTGTTTGCTAAATTGCACAAGTGATGTTTTGGACGGCCGTTATTCCCGTGATtgtagaaatacaaactcggAGTGGTACCTATTATTATCTTAATCTTTTGTTCTTTACAATGCTGCATTATTAATTACTGGACTTTTTCGATACATACATCAGTACTGGGTTTGATTCCCTAATTAAGCATTGAAACAAGGAAAGAACGTCATAGACAAATGAAATCGACTAATGCATGGAGCATAAAACATGTGGCAACCACACTATAGTCTGCAGCAATCATCCAATCAGGATGGGGCATTTTAAACTCGGAAGTACTAATTCTTTATTACCCGGACATTCCAAATCGATATAGATTACGATCGACTAGATCCCAAAAACTAGAGTTTGGAGGTAAGTTGTAAGTTAACATCTTATCATGAAATGTGTGGCATTTTCTCCAAATGGACATAAAAGTCCAACAATCCCCTTACATCATGCATATTATTGCTTCCGTGGGacatttgttttaaaaatatttctaAAACCATCATAACGAACAACTGCTTAGAACTTATCTCTATAAATACCACATTCCTCATGTGTAATCTGCATCAAGCTCAACCTCTCAACCAATCTATCTGGCTAGTTTTTCAGAAAGATAAACAATGGGGCTTATCACCAAACTCTTATTAGTAGCCACATGCTCCCTAGCTTTCATTTTAGCATCTCATCCTGCCCTAGCTCGTAAGGTAAGCAAGAGGATCCCCTACGACCCAACTGGTCACCAGGGATTTGTCGACGAGCACAATGCTGCTCGAGCTGAAGTCGGTGTTGGTCCGATCACTTGGAACTACACCCTAGCTGCCTATGCTCAACGATACGCCAACACTCGAATCCACGGCTGCGACATGGAGCACTCTGAAGGGCCGTTCGGCGAGAACCTGGCCGAGGGCTACGAAGAGATGACCGGCGCTCAAGCAGTGAAGTTTTGGGTGACTGAGAAGCCAAACTACGACTACACCTCCAACAGGTGCGTTGGAGATGAATGTGGGCATTATACTCAGGTGGTTTGGCGCAACTCGGTTCATCTTGGGTGTGCAAGAGCCAAGTGCACCAATGGGTGGGTGTTTGTGATCTGCAGCTACGATCCTCCTGGGAATTATGAGGATGAACGTCCCTACTAGACAGTGAACTATAATGATGGTGTGGAATATAATTCAGTAGCGGTAGATCGACTATGGAGGAGTGGGTGTCTGTAGTTGGATCCAAACAGATAGGGGTTGGAGAGTTAAAGCTATGCACTCAATAATAAAGGCAGAATTTCACGTGTTGGTGGGTcttgttttatatataaagaTGATGTAGTGAACTATTGTTTGTCTAGTCAGTAAGAATGTAGGGTTATTATCGGATATGGTCCGTAAGTTTGACATTTGTGTCTTTCCTACGTTTTATCCCTCGAATTATTTCATCTAGTATTTGTGTCCTGTCTTAGAAAGTACACATAATTTAAAAGTAGAAAATGTAATGTTTGATTATGATAGCTGAAGTTTGCAAACACTTCAATCTGTTAATATGAAGTTGAATATGGAAGCGGTCTCCGGATATGACAAGTTATATGCTTGAGTAGATACGTCAATATAAATGAAATTCAATGAATTTTTTACTAATCTTATATCAATTTGCTctaaatttcatttttcttttaccAATATATTGCCAGGATTCCAAAGAGAAATCCATAATTAgtatgtaaaattttcaattgaTGTAGTCCACTAGCTCAAACTCGTGAAACGTATTATCCGTTTTCTTTGTCCTAATATGAGTAAAACTTAGGAGGGATGACCGCATTCCTAGCATAAATGCTGACAAACCGTTAATTTCAAACGATCTATCTAACAAtccaaactatatatatatgtctctCATCCAACTGTTATTCTCACATACTGGAAAAATGGGGTTCAACAGCCAAAACGTATTAGCCATATGCTCTGTAGCATTGATCTTAATCAATTGTGTCCCTCTGGCAAGCAGCGTCGCAGACGATAGTGGGTTCCTTAAAGCACATAACGATATCCGCGCAGAGCATGGTCTCCCGCCACTACATTGGAATGAAACAATAGCAGAGTTCGCCCAAAACTATGCCAACGAGAGAGCTGCGGACTGTGCAATGGAGCATTCGATGGGTCCTTATGCCGAGAACATTGCCAGCGGTTTGGATATGACCGGTGAAGCAGCTACAAAGTACTGGTGCACCGAGAAAGACGAGTACGACTACAACTCGAACAAATGTACTGGTCCGGAAGAAGATGGTTGCCGCCACTATACTCAGGTGGTTACAAGGGACACAACCCAACTCGGTTGTGCGAGGGCCAAGTGCAAAAATGGCGATATGTTTGTTACCTGTAACTATGATCCATCTAGCGACTGGGACAAACAACCATACTGATCATATTACATATGGAGTAAAAAATCTCTTGAAAGTTTTGCTCCCAACAAAACATATCAAAACGGCTCACAGTAATTATGTAGATGCAAATAAGATGCTGAGAGATGCGGCCTGATGTTTTTCAGTAGAGATTGACATTCATCATCTGAACTCTCCAATAATTTCTTGGCACTGAGCTTTTTAATGGATACTTGATATTATTTTTAGAGGTTATAAGTTTTTGTAATGCGAGGTCTTTTGCATTGCTTGAATCGATGAACTTATATTTTCCTAGCAAAAGATTATGCCATTTTTATTAGATGAATGGTtcattttcctttctcgtttatCCACAATTCGAGGTACCCGGGGTTATGTAAAGGAATAGTATAAAAAATATCTTCACTACTATGCCCGGACACTCTCATTTAGTGTTCTAATTTAGAACAATAATGGTTAATACGGTAAAAATGAATaagtgaaaataaataaaataaaattaagaggtAATAAT from Argentina anserina chromosome 2, drPotAnse1.1, whole genome shotgun sequence carries:
- the LOC126782925 gene encoding basic form of pathogenesis-related protein 1-like, with amino-acid sequence MGLITKLLLVATCSLAFILASHPALARKVSKRIPYDPTGHQGFVDEHNAARAEVGVGPITWNYTLAAYAQRYANTRIHGCDMEHSEGPFGENLAEGYEEMTGAQAVKFWVTEKPNYDYTSNRCVGDECGHYTQVVWRNSVHLGCARAKCTNGWVFVICSYDPPGNYEDERPY
- the LOC126783777 gene encoding pathogenesis-related protein 1-like, translated to MGFNSQNVLAICSVALILINCVPLASSVADDSGFLKAHNDIRAEHGLPPLHWNETIAEFAQNYANERAADCAMEHSMGPYAENIASGLDMTGEAATKYWCTEKDEYDYNSNKCTGPEEDGCRHYTQVVTRDTTQLGCARAKCKNGDMFVTCNYDPSSDWDKQPY